The sequence CGCTCAGCTTCATCTTCACCAACGGCAAGCGCATCCCGGTGAGCGATTGGTACGCGCTACCGGTCGCACTGGTCGTCGCAGTCATCATATTGCGCGTCAGTGCGGGACGAAAGCAGCGTGGAGCGGCGACGCTGGCCTGAACGAGGGCGTCAGCGTCCGCGCGCTCGACTTCGCGGCGGATCGGCGGCAGAATACTCGCCACCCCCGGAACGAGAGGCCGCGCATGACGCTTAACACCACCAGTCCTTGGCCCGCCGAGGCCGAAACCCTGCTCGACGATCTCGTGACCCTGCGCCGCGCCATCCACCGCGAGCCCGAACTTGGTTTGCAGAACCCGAAAACGCTCGCCAAGATCAAGCAGGCCCTCGCCGGGCTGCCGCTCGAATTGCGCGAGGGACCGTCGACCACGGGGCTGGTCGCGATCCTGCGCGGCCCCGCCAACGGGCGCACGGTGCTGCTGCGCGGCGACATGGACGCGCTGCCGCTGGTCGAGGATACGGGACTCGATTTCGCGTCCGAAACCACCGGCGCGATGCACGCCTGCGGGCACGACACGCATGTCGCGATGCTCGTCGGCGCGGCGAAATTGCTGTGCGCAGCGCGCGATCGACTGCCCGGAACGGTGATGTTCATGTTCCAGCCGGGCGAGGAAGGGCATCATGGCGCGCGCTTCATGCTCGAGGACGGGCTGATCGACCCGCTGCCCGACGCCGCCTTTGCGCTCCACATCATGCCCAACGCGCCGCATGGGATTTTCGCGGGGCGCGCGGGACCGCTGCTCGCCTCGTCCGATGTCCTCTCGATCACTGTCAAGGGCGCGGGCGGCCATGCGTCGATGCCGCACGATGCGGTCGATCCGATCCCCGTCGCCTGCGCAATCGTCACCGCGATTCAGACGATGGTGACGCGCAAGGTTTCCGTCTTCGATCCCGCGGTGGTCACGATCGCGAAGATCGCGGCCGGGACGACGAACAATATCATTCCCGAAAGCGCCGAGATGCTCGGCACGATCCGCACCCTGTCACCCGAGCGCCGGGCGATGGTCGCGCGCGAGCTGAGGCGCCTCGCCCCCGCGATCGCCGAGGCGCATGGCTGCACCGCCGAGGTGCATATCGAAGAAGGCTTTCCCGTCACCATCTGCGACAGCCGCGCCGCCGCTTTCGGCCAGCGCGTCGTCGAGGATGTGTTCGGTGAAGCGGCGTGGCTGACGATGGACAATCCGGTGATGGGCGCCGAGGATTTCGCCTATGTCCTCGAAAAGGTGCCGGGCGCGATGTTCTGGCTTGGCGCGAGCCAGGAGGGTAGCGACTGGCGGGCGTGCTGCGGCCTCCACAGCAACCGCATGATACTCGACGAAAAGGTGATGGCGCGCGGCGCGGCATTGCACGCGGCGCTGGCCGAGCGGTTCCTGAGCGAGGGGTTCGGAACTTAACTATGCAACTTCCACGATCAGACAGCGCGATTCTGGAAGTAGACGATCACTACAAATAGGTCCCCAGCAGCTGGCAATGTCATAGATCCCCGCCAGCACAACTCTGGAATCTTTGGCACCTGTGGGCCTTTGAATTGGCCCCGTCACAGGCAAACCCGCTACCCGGAAATGGTTGTGAATCCAGCTCCCCCGGCCCGAATCACGCCAAAACACATCATCATCCGTAAGCATTAGCGCGACGCCAGAGTCCGCTTCACCCGCTCGAACAATTGCCTCGACAAACTCTATGTCAGCGCAAAAGGCATACATCGTCTCGGGATGCTGGCCATTCACGGGAACCTTAAGTTCGACAGCATATCTTTTGCCGTCCATTGTGACGAACAAGTCCAAATTTATCTTCGGCTTGAGCGTAGAGCCATGGAGCCTTGGCACTCGCAGGCATTTTTCAAACTCGACCTGAAAACCGGCCTCTCTAAATCCAACGGCCAGTTCCAACTGCAATGAACGCTCGTTGCTTATTGGGCCAACGGCCGCAGGTGGAGCAACGAGAAACTCTTTGAGCCAGGCTGCAATCACGGCACCAGCACCGTATCGACCGGCTCGGCCAGCATGTCGGGGTAATCGAGCGTATAATGCAGCCCGCGGCTCTCCTTGCGGTGGAGCGCGCTCCGCACGATCAGCTCCGCGCATTGCAGCAGGTTCCTGAGCTCGATCAGGTCGGTCGTGACCCGGAAATGGCCGTAATAATCCTCGACCTCGTCGGTCATCATCTTGATGCGATGCTGCGCGCGCTCCAACCTCTTCGTCGTGCGCACGATGCCGACATAGTTCCACATGAAGCGGCGGATTTCCGTCCAGTTCTGCTTGATGACGACCTCTTCGTCCGAATCGGTGACGCGGCTTTCGTCCCATGCGCGGATCGCGGGCGGCGGTTCGAGCCGGTCCCAGCGCGCGATGATGTCCTTCGCCGCCGCCTCGCCGAACACGAAACATTCAAGGAGGCTGTTCGACGCGAGGCGGTTCGCGCCGTGCAGCCCGCTTTCGGTGCATTCGCCCGCCGCATAGAGGCCCGGCAGGTCGGTGCGCCCCGCCAGGTCGATCAGGACGCCGCCGCAGGTATAATGCTGCGCGGGCACCACGGGGATCGGCTGCTTCGTCATGTCGATGCCGAGGCCGAGCAGCTTTTCATGGATGTTGGGGAAATGCCCGGCGACGAAATCGGGATCCTGATGGCTGATGTCGAGGTGGACATAGTCGAGCCCGTAACGCTTGATCTGGTCGTCGTTCGCGCGCGCCACCACGTCGCGCGGCGCCAATTCGGCGCGCGGGTCGTAATCGGGCATGTAGCGGTGCCCGGTTTCGGGATGCTTCAAAATCCCGCCCTCGCCGCGCACCGCCTCGGTAATCAGGAAATTCTTGACCTCGAGGTTGAAGAGGCAGGTCGGGTGGAACTGCATCATTTCCATGTTGCTGACGCGCGCGCCCGCGCGCCACGCCATCGCGATGCCGTCGCCCGTCGCGCCCCTGGGCGCGGTCGAGAATTGATAGACGCGCCCGGCGCCGCCGCTGGCGAGGATCGTCGCGCGGCCGACATGCGCGTGGACCTCCCCGCTCGCCTCGTCGAGCGCATAGACGCCCCAGACGCGTCCCGACCCCGAATAGCGTGTCTCGTGCCGCCCGGTAATGAGGTCGATGCACGCCTGGCCCGGCAACAGGGTGATGTTCGGATGCGCCTCGGCGGTCTTCAATAGCGCCGCCTGCACCGCCCAGCCGGTCGCGTCGTCGACATGGACGATGCGGCGATGCGAATGGCCGCCCTCGCGCGTCAGGTGCAGCGCGCCTTCGTCCATGTTGAAGGGCACGCCCATCTCGACGAGCCGCGCGATCGCCTGCGGCGCATTCTCGACGACGAACTCGACCGTCTCGCGCCGGTTGAGCCCGGCGCCCGCGACCATCGTATCCTCGATATGATTCTCGAACGTGTCGCCCGCGTCGAGCACCGCCGCGATACCGCCCTGCGCCCACGCGGTCGACCCGCCGGTGAGGTTGCCTTTCGCGAGCACCAGCACCTTGCAGTGGTCGGCAAGGCTGATCGCGGCGGTGAGGCCAGCGGCGCCGGATCCGACGATGATGACATCGTGGCTATTCTCGGTCGTCATCCAGCAACCTCTATTCCCGTTCGTGTCGAGCGAAGTCGAGACACCCATCGCGGCGGCTCAAGGCGGCAGGGCATCTCGACTTCGCTCGATGCGAACGGCAAAAAAGGGTCACCCATTGGCCGTGCGCGTCAGATTGAGGAACACATCCTCAAGGTCGGCCTCGCGCGTCGACACGTCGACGATCCCATGCCCCATGGCGTTGACCGCGGCGAGCACCTCGCCCGCATTGGTGCGGTCCTTGTTGTAATGGATGGCCAGCCCCCGTTCACCCTCGCGCTCGACCTTGTCGAAGGCAGCGTGCGACGGCAGTTCGGTCACGTCCGCATCCAGGGTCACCACAACGATCTTCTCGCGCGCCATATCGACCAGCTCGCGCGTCGGCTTGTTCGCGATCAGCCGACCATGGTTGATGATCGCGATCCGGTCGCACAGCTCCTCGGCCTCTTCCAGATAATGCGTCGTCAGCACCACCGTGACGCCGCGGTCGTTCAAGGACTGCACATAGCCCCAAAGCTGCTGCCTGAGTTCGATGTCGACCCCCGCGGTCGGCTCGTCGAGGACGATGATCGGCGGCGAATGCACCATCGCCTTGGCGACGAGCAGGCGCCGCTTCATGCCCCCCGACAGTGTGCGCGCATAGGCGTCGCGCTTGTCGGACAGATGCACCGCGGCGAGCAGCTCGTCCGAAATGCGCCTTCCCCTCGGCACGCCATAAAGCCCCGCCTGATTCTCCAGCGTCTCATAGGGCGTGAAGAAAGGATCGAAGACGATCTCCTGCGGGACGATGCCAATGGAGTATTTGGCGTTTCTGGGATCGGCGTCGATGTCGAAGCCCCAGATGCTCGCATGGCCGCTGGTCTTGTTGACCAGGCCCGCGAGGATGTTGATCAGCGTCGACTTGCCCGCGCCATTGGGGCCGAGCAGCCCGAAAATCTCGCCCCGCGGTACGTCGAAACTGACCTTGTCGAGCGCCTGCTTGCCGCCGGCATAGATTTTGGAGACGGCGTCGATGCGGATCGCGGCTTCGGTCATGGCCGCTTCCATAGCGGCGCGACCGTGTCGACGAAAGGCGGCATTTGATACCGAACTGCCCGTTAACGATAAATTGGAAACTCGCGGCTAGGAGCAGGGCCGTGAGGACCAGCCACATCTTTTGCCCGCTGCCGATGCAGCGCGGCCTGACCGCCTTTGCGATTCTGATCGCGTCCACCGCCGCACCGCCGGTTGTGGCGCAGACCGATACGCAGGCCGAGGCCGAAGCGATCGTGCTTCGTCCGCTTTCCTTCTTCAAGGTCAATGACCTCGACTTCGGCGACATCGTCCCGTCGGCGAGTGCGGGCACCGTGCGCATCCACCCCGACGGATCGCGCAGCCGCACCGGCGGCGTCACGCTGGCGGGCGATGACGGCGAACCAGCGCGCTTTGCCGGGCTCGGCGGTTTCAACCGCCAGGTCAATATCTCGCTGGGATCGAACAGCATCTGGATCACCGGGCCGGGCACGCGGATGCGCGTCCGCAATTTCGAAATTGGCAGCACCCCGACCGCGATCCTGTCGACCCGGCCGACGCGCTTTCGCATTACTTCGCCGCTTGGCAACTACAACTTCCCCGTCGGCGCGACGCTCGAGGTCGGGGCGAACCAGGCGCCGGGCGAATATAGCGGCACCTTCTCGATTACGCTCAACTATCTTTAGAGCTTCTGTGGGGGGGGCGACGGCACCGGGGGACCACTGGCACCCGGACGGGGCTTGCACCGGTGCCGTCATAGTCCTCCTCAGGCGATGCGCGCACCCGATTGCCCAGCCTTCGCGCGCTTGCTATGGGCGCGGTCGATGACCCAGCCCGCACCCGCACCCGAAACGATCCGCACGTCCAGAACCCGCATCGCCTGCGACGGCACCGGCGACGGCCTCGCCGATGCGGCGCTCGGCCATCCACGCGTGTGGCTCGAAATCGACCCCGACACCGGCTTCGTCGATTGCGGCTATTGCGACCGCCGCTTCATCCTGATCGGCGGCGTCGCCGACCAGGCCTGATGCCCCAAGGGTAAACGCCCGCTTTACCAAAGCTGTGCATCGCCGATGAACGCGCTGCTGGCATATCTGTGTCAGGCAGGAGCAGAATCGGTGGGGATGAAAGGGACCAGGATTTTCGGCAGGGCACGCTGTATCCTGTCTGTCGCCGTCCTGGCCGCAGCGGGCGCCATGCTGTCCGCTCCGGCAGCTGCGGCGGACGGCAACGCGATCGCCAACGCCGCGGTCGTCCGGCCGAACACGCTCATCAAGACCGACGATCTCGATTTCGGAACGCTGGTCAGCGGGCCGACGGGCGGCACGGTGACGGTAAGCCCCGTCACCAACGCGCGCACCACTGGCGGCGGCGTCACGCCGGTCGGCGGCGGCGCGCATCGCGCGACATTTGTGGGGACCGGCGGACGGCTGCTGATCTTCGTATCGGGCAGCACCTCGGTCACGCTGACACGCGCGGGCGGCGGCGCGGCGCCGATGATCGCCAGCCTCGTCCGCGCCGCGACGACCAGCGGCGGCGGCGTCGCCCTGCTCGGCGCGACCTTGCTGCCCAGCGGGGTGCAGACCTATTATATCGGCGGAACGCTCACCGTGCCCGCGAACCAGCCGCCGGGCGATTACAGCGGGACCTTCACGCTGACCGTGAATTATCTTTAGGTCGGAAAGCGACCGGAAGCTGCCCTCAACTCTATCGTCATCCCGGCGAAGGCCGGGATCTCACCCAATCGGTTTACCGCACCGACGAGATCCCGGCCTTCGCCGGGATGACGGATAAGGGAAAGGCCGGAATCCACCCCAAAGCCGCTATCCGCCACAAAAAGCTGTCCTACATGGCCCGGCTGCGCCAGCCTTCGTCCCGGCTCTTTCAAATGTGGACAAAGCGCTCGCCGCCCGGCGTGAAAGCACGCGCATCAATCGCGCGCGACCTGCGCGCCGGGCGCGGCCAATCGGCGGCCGCACAAGGCTGACCTTTCCTGACCTTTGGACCGATTGCGCCGGGGCCGCGCCGACCGCTCCGCGCTCCGAAGCCGACCTCTTCCCACCACCACCCCCTTCCACGCCCAACAGCCTTTGCGCCCACGGCCCGACGTCCCTATATCGGTCCGATGACAAGCCCGACCGACCCCCGCCGCTTCCTCTACCGCGCCGATGCGCTCGACCCCGATCTGGCGCAAAAGCTCGCGCGCGAGGCCTTGGCCAGGGCCGACGATGGCGAGCTTTACCTGCAATATCGCGCGACCGAGAGCTTCGGCTTCGACGACGGGCGGCTCAAGACCGCCGACTATTCGACCGACGCGGGCTTTGGCCTCCGCGCCGTGTCGGGGGAGATGACGGGCTTCGCCCACGCCAGCGACATCAGCGCTGGAGCCATCCGCCGCGCGGCCGAAACGCTTGCCTTGCTCGATCCGGCGAAACAGGCGCCCGCAGGTCCGCCGCCGCGCACCAACCGCCATCTCTATGACGAGGCGAATCCGCTCGACCTCATCCCCTTCGCGAAGAAGGTCGCGCTGTGCCAGCAGGTCGACGCCGCCGCGCGCGCGCGCGATCCGCGCGTCGTGCAGGTGTCGGTCGCGCTCGCGGGAAGCTGGTCGGTGGTCGAGATCGTCCGCGCCGACGGTTTCCTCGCGACCGACATCCGACCGCTCGTTCGGCTCAACGTCTCGATCGTCGTCGAGGAGAAAGGGCGGCGCGAAAGCGGTTATTTCGGCCTCGGCGGCCGCTACATGTACGACCACCTGTTCGAGGAGGCGCAGTGGAACCGCGCGATCGACGAGGCGCTCGCCCAAGCGCTTGCCAACCTGCGCGCCGTCGACGCCCCCGCGGGCGAGTTTACCGTGCTGCTTGGCCCCGGCTGGCCCGGCGTGCTGCTCCACGAAGCGGTGGGTCACGGACTCGAGGGTGATTTCAACCGCAAGGGCACCAGCGCCTTTTCGGGCCGCATCGGGCAGCGCGTTGCCGCACCCGGCGTCACCGTGGTCGATGACGGCGCGATGGAGAGCCCGATCGGCGGCGGCCGCCGCGGCTCGCTGAGCATCGACGACGAAGGCACGCCGACGGGCGAGACCGTGCTGATCGAAGACGGTATCTTGAAAGGCTATATGCAGGACCGGCTCAACGCGCGGCTGATGGGGGTCGAACCCACCGGCAACGGTCGTCGCGAAAGCTTCGCGCATGCGCCGATGCCGCGCATGACCAACACTTTCATGCGCGGGGGCCAGGACGATCCCGCCGAACTGCTGAGCCGCGTCAGAACCGGCATCTTCGCCAAGAGCTTCGGCGGCGGACAGGTCGACATCGTGTCGGGCAAGTTCGTCTTTTCCTGCACCGAGGCGTACAAGATCGAGAATGGCAAGCTGGGCGATCCGATCAAGGGCGCAACATTGATCGGCGACGGGCCGAGCGTGCTCACCAGGGTCACGGGCATCGGCAACGACATGGCGATCGACGAAGGCATCGGTGTGTGCGGCAAGGCGGGCCAGAGCGTCCCCGCGGGCGTCGGCCAGCCGACCCTGCTGGTCAGCGGACTGACCGTCGGCGGGACGGCCTGACAACCGCGTCATTGCGAGGAGCGTAGCGACGAAGCAATCTCCAGCCACCGGCCTTGGATGACGGCGATGGCTGGAGATTGCTTCGCTTTGCTCGCGATGACGCGCCGCCTGTGACCACCCTCACTTGGCGTTCGCCCGTTCCGCGCATATAAAAGCCAGACAAGAACAGCTTTCGGTCGCATCATCCGTGGGGGCACCCCCGCAACAGGGAGGTTTGCATGCGTTCGAGTCTGCGTTTCATCTCCGTCGCCGCCATCGCCGCGATATTCGCCGCCGTTCCGGGGTCGGCGCAAAGGACCACCGGCCCCAGGGAACGCTATGAAATGGACGTCGCGACCGCGTCGGGTTTCGCCGCGATGACCGCGGGCGGGCGCAAGCCCGGCGTCGGCGGAATGATGGGGATGATGTTCGGCGGCGGCCCCGAAAATCAGGTCGCCCGCACGATCGAACTGCGCCTGGGGTCGACCCAGCCGCCGACCAGCCCGCCCGTCCGTGCCGATCATTTTTTCCCGCCGCAGGCCAGGCTCGGCGCGTCGCTGCCGCTGTGGGGGCCGGAGCCCGGCCAGCCGCGCCCGCGCGAGGACGGCAATGAAATGCCGGGCAATTTCGAGCGTCCGAAGGGCCGCCTGCTCCTTTATTGGGGTTGCGGCGCCAAGGCCGGGTCAGGCCAGCCGGTTGTGATCGACTTTGCCA is a genomic window of Sphingopyxis sp. FD7 containing:
- a CDS encoding M20 metallopeptidase family protein, whose protein sequence is MTLNTTSPWPAEAETLLDDLVTLRRAIHREPELGLQNPKTLAKIKQALAGLPLELREGPSTTGLVAILRGPANGRTVLLRGDMDALPLVEDTGLDFASETTGAMHACGHDTHVAMLVGAAKLLCAARDRLPGTVMFMFQPGEEGHHGARFMLEDGLIDPLPDAAFALHIMPNAPHGIFAGRAGPLLASSDVLSITVKGAGGHASMPHDAVDPIPVACAIVTAIQTMVTRKVSVFDPAVVTIAKIAAGTTNNIIPESAEMLGTIRTLSPERRAMVARELRRLAPAIAEAHGCTAEVHIEEGFPVTICDSRAAAFGQRVVEDVFGEAAWLTMDNPVMGAEDFAYVLEKVPGAMFWLGASQEGSDWRACCGLHSNRMILDEKVMARGAALHAALAERFLSEGFGT
- the nadB gene encoding L-aspartate oxidase, yielding MTTENSHDVIIVGSGAAGLTAAISLADHCKVLVLAKGNLTGGSTAWAQGGIAAVLDAGDTFENHIEDTMVAGAGLNRRETVEFVVENAPQAIARLVEMGVPFNMDEGALHLTREGGHSHRRIVHVDDATGWAVQAALLKTAEAHPNITLLPGQACIDLITGRHETRYSGSGRVWGVYALDEASGEVHAHVGRATILASGGAGRVYQFSTAPRGATGDGIAMAWRAGARVSNMEMMQFHPTCLFNLEVKNFLITEAVRGEGGILKHPETGHRYMPDYDPRAELAPRDVVARANDDQIKRYGLDYVHLDISHQDPDFVAGHFPNIHEKLLGLGIDMTKQPIPVVPAQHYTCGGVLIDLAGRTDLPGLYAAGECTESGLHGANRLASNSLLECFVFGEAAAKDIIARWDRLEPPPAIRAWDESRVTDSDEEVVIKQNWTEIRRFMWNYVGIVRTTKRLERAQHRIKMMTDEVEDYYGHFRVTTDLIELRNLLQCAELIVRSALHRKESRGLHYTLDYPDMLAEPVDTVLVP
- a CDS encoding ABC transporter ATP-binding protein, yielding MTEAAIRIDAVSKIYAGGKQALDKVSFDVPRGEIFGLLGPNGAGKSTLINILAGLVNKTSGHASIWGFDIDADPRNAKYSIGIVPQEIVFDPFFTPYETLENQAGLYGVPRGRRISDELLAAVHLSDKRDAYARTLSGGMKRRLLVAKAMVHSPPIIVLDEPTAGVDIELRQQLWGYVQSLNDRGVTVVLTTHYLEEAEELCDRIAIINHGRLIANKPTRELVDMAREKIVVVTLDADVTELPSHAAFDKVEREGERGLAIHYNKDRTNAGEVLAAVNAMGHGIVDVSTREADLEDVFLNLTRTANG
- a CDS encoding DUF4402 domain-containing protein; the protein is MRTSHIFCPLPMQRGLTAFAILIASTAAPPVVAQTDTQAEAEAIVLRPLSFFKVNDLDFGDIVPSASAGTVRIHPDGSRSRTGGVTLAGDDGEPARFAGLGGFNRQVNISLGSNSIWITGPGTRMRVRNFEIGSTPTAILSTRPTRFRITSPLGNYNFPVGATLEVGANQAPGEYSGTFSITLNYL
- a CDS encoding zinc-finger domain-containing protein is translated as MTQPAPAPETIRTSRTRIACDGTGDGLADAALGHPRVWLEIDPDTGFVDCGYCDRRFILIGGVADQA
- a CDS encoding DUF4402 domain-containing protein; translation: MKGTRIFGRARCILSVAVLAAAGAMLSAPAAAADGNAIANAAVVRPNTLIKTDDLDFGTLVSGPTGGTVTVSPVTNARTTGGGVTPVGGGAHRATFVGTGGRLLIFVSGSTSVTLTRAGGGAAPMIASLVRAATTSGGGVALLGATLLPSGVQTYYIGGTLTVPANQPPGDYSGTFTLTVNYL
- the tldD gene encoding metalloprotease TldD; translation: MTSPTDPRRFLYRADALDPDLAQKLAREALARADDGELYLQYRATESFGFDDGRLKTADYSTDAGFGLRAVSGEMTGFAHASDISAGAIRRAAETLALLDPAKQAPAGPPPRTNRHLYDEANPLDLIPFAKKVALCQQVDAAARARDPRVVQVSVALAGSWSVVEIVRADGFLATDIRPLVRLNVSIVVEEKGRRESGYFGLGGRYMYDHLFEEAQWNRAIDEALAQALANLRAVDAPAGEFTVLLGPGWPGVLLHEAVGHGLEGDFNRKGTSAFSGRIGQRVAAPGVTVVDDGAMESPIGGGRRGSLSIDDEGTPTGETVLIEDGILKGYMQDRLNARLMGVEPTGNGRRESFAHAPMPRMTNTFMRGGQDDPAELLSRVRTGIFAKSFGGGQVDIVSGKFVFSCTEAYKIENGKLGDPIKGATLIGDGPSVLTRVTGIGNDMAIDEGIGVCGKAGQSVPAGVGQPTLLVSGLTVGGTA